The Geodermatophilaceae bacterium NBWT11 genome has a segment encoding these proteins:
- a CDS encoding ATP-binding cassette domain-containing protein: MGVAVHVEGLTKSFGSQNIWSDVTLTLPPGEISVMLGPSGTGKSVFLKSLVGLLKPERGSIVMSDTDIVTCSERQLYDVRRLFGVLFQDGALFGSMNLYDNVAFPLREHTKKSESEVRAIVREKMDMVGLAGTEGKLPGEISGGMRKRAGIARALVLDPEVILFDEPDSGLDPVRVAYLNQLIVDLNAQIDATFLIVTHDIGTARTVPDNLGLLFRRHLAMFGPREQLLTSQEPVVRQFLNGRREGPIGMSEEKDVAQVEAEMAALEARGGDQHNGVGPKGASGGEAVPPQLEPTPGLPERKAVRRRQERVARMLHTYDPTTADAIRASLPADLLALADSGSYTPTAGTGREWRTEDGADLVVPDPRGRS, encoded by the coding sequence GTGGGCGTCGCGGTGCACGTGGAGGGGCTCACGAAGTCCTTCGGCAGCCAGAACATCTGGTCCGACGTCACCCTGACGCTCCCGCCCGGGGAGATCTCGGTGATGCTGGGGCCGTCCGGCACGGGCAAGTCGGTGTTCCTGAAGTCCCTGGTGGGGCTGCTCAAGCCCGAGCGCGGCTCGATCGTCATGAGCGACACCGACATCGTCACCTGCTCCGAGCGCCAGCTCTACGACGTCCGCCGCCTGTTCGGGGTGCTGTTCCAGGACGGCGCGCTGTTCGGGTCGATGAACCTCTACGACAACGTCGCCTTCCCGCTGCGCGAGCACACGAAGAAGAGCGAGTCCGAGGTCCGCGCCATCGTGCGCGAGAAGATGGACATGGTCGGTCTGGCCGGCACCGAGGGGAAGCTCCCCGGGGAGATCTCCGGCGGCATGCGCAAGCGCGCCGGCATCGCCCGCGCCCTGGTGCTCGACCCCGAGGTCATCCTCTTCGACGAGCCGGACTCCGGGCTGGACCCGGTCCGGGTGGCCTACCTCAACCAGCTGATCGTCGACCTCAACGCCCAGATCGACGCCACGTTCCTCATCGTCACCCACGACATCGGCACCGCCCGCACCGTGCCGGACAACCTCGGCCTGCTCTTCCGGCGGCACCTGGCGATGTTCGGCCCGCGCGAGCAGCTGCTCACCAGCCAGGAGCCCGTCGTCCGGCAGTTCCTCAACGGACGCCGCGAGGGCCCGATCGGGATGAGCGAGGAGAAGGACGTCGCCCAGGTCGAGGCCGAGATGGCCGCCCTGGAGGCCCGGGGCGGTGACCAGCACAACGGCGTGGGCCCCAAGGGCGCCTCCGGTGGCGAGGCGGTGCCGCCGCAGCTGGAGCCCACCCCCGGTCTGCCCGAGCGCAAGGCCGTCCGCCGCCGGCAGGAGCGGGTGGCCCGGATGCTGCACACCTACGACCCGACGACCGCCGACGCGATCCGGGCCAGCCTGCCCGCCGACCTGCTCGCCCTCGCCGACTCCGGCAGCTACACCCCGACCGCGGGGACCGGCCGGGAGTGGCGGACCGAGGACGGCGCCGACCTCGTCGTCCCCGACCCGCGGGGCCGCTCGTGA
- a CDS encoding 50S ribosomal protein L7/L12: protein MAKLSTDELLDAFKEMTLLELSDFVKEFETTFDVTAAAPVAAAAPAAAGAAAEAPAEQDEFDVVLEAAGDKKIQVIKEVRALTSLGLKEAKDLVDGAPKPVLEKVAKDAAEKAKAALEGAGATVTVK from the coding sequence ATGGCCAAGCTGTCCACGGACGAGCTGCTCGACGCTTTCAAGGAGATGACGCTCCTGGAGCTCTCTGACTTCGTCAAGGAGTTCGAGACCACCTTCGACGTCACCGCCGCCGCCCCGGTCGCCGCTGCCGCCCCCGCGGCCGCCGGTGCCGCCGCCGAGGCCCCGGCCGAGCAGGACGAGTTCGACGTCGTCCTCGAGGCTGCCGGCGACAAGAAGATCCAGGTCATCAAGGAGGTGCGCGCCCTCACGTCCCTCGGCCTCAAGGAGGCCAAGGACCTCGTCGACGGTGCGCCCAAGCCCGTCCTGGAGAAGGTCGCGAAGGACGCTGCCGAGAAGGCCAAGGCCGCTCTCGAGGGCGCCGGCGCCACGGTGACCGTCAAGTAA
- a CDS encoding 50S ribosomal protein L10 yields MPTQAKAAVIDEITSRFQDSSAAVLTEYRGLTVAQLTQLRRSLGAGSTYAVVKNTLTKRAADQVGHADLAPLLNGPTAIAFIAGDPVEAAKAIRDFAKANPALVVKGGVVEGRTVDAAEVTRLADVESREVLLGKLAGAMKGNLTKAAGLFQAPLSQVARLAEALKEKKPAGDAPADDASAAPTTPDTTDADAAPAASDD; encoded by the coding sequence ATGCCCACCCAGGCCAAGGCCGCGGTGATCGACGAGATCACCAGCCGGTTCCAGGACTCGAGTGCGGCGGTGCTCACCGAGTACCGCGGGCTGACCGTGGCGCAGCTGACCCAGCTGCGTCGTTCCCTCGGTGCGGGCAGCACCTACGCCGTCGTCAAGAACACCCTGACGAAGCGGGCTGCGGACCAGGTCGGCCACGCCGACCTGGCACCGCTCCTCAACGGCCCCACCGCCATCGCGTTCATCGCCGGTGACCCGGTGGAGGCCGCCAAGGCCATCCGTGACTTCGCCAAGGCCAACCCGGCCCTGGTCGTCAAGGGCGGCGTCGTCGAAGGCCGCACGGTCGATGCCGCCGAGGTCACCCGCCTCGCCGACGTCGAGTCCCGTGAGGTCCTCCTCGGCAAGCTCGCCGGCGCGATGAAGGGCAACCTCACCAAGGCCGCCGGGCTGTTCCAGGCCCCGCTGTCGCAGGTCGCCCGGCTCGCCGAGGCGCTCAAGGAGAAGAAGCCCGCGGGCGACGCTCCTGCCGACGACGCATCTGCTGCACCCACCACCCCCGACACGACCGACGCTGACGCCGCGCCCGCGGCCAGCGACGACTGA
- a CDS encoding class I SAM-dependent methyltransferase — MSSTPSPDRTVAGRLAALVGEVFGGRVPVRIRAWDGSEAGPTDAPVVVLNSRTALRRLLWDPNELGLARAYVAGEIDVEGDLAEGLSRVWSLVRERPPVLPGLGDQLRWARTALRLGIVGRRPAAPPEEAVLSGEKHSTDRDSDAISYHYDQSNDVYQALLDEHMAYSCAYFREDPATDPGAADGSYTVTEAQRDKLELVCRKLGLQPGMRLLDVGCGWGSMLLYAAQHHGVHATGVTISAQQRDHIEKLVAERGLADRVTVRLQDYRDVPMPAEGPYDAISSIEMSEHVGQEQYPVYADTLHRLVKPGGRVLVQAMSHPSAPGGGAFIERYVAPDMHMRPTWGTAEMLARPGLELRDVESIREHYDWTVRAWAQRLEDRWDEVVAIIGVAGARIWRLYLAGGGLTFAENRMGVDQLLFVKPTDTGRSGMPATRAPWSL; from the coding sequence ATGAGCAGCACCCCCTCCCCCGACCGCACCGTCGCCGGCCGCCTCGCCGCCCTCGTCGGTGAGGTCTTCGGCGGCCGCGTCCCGGTCCGGATCCGCGCCTGGGACGGCAGCGAGGCGGGCCCGACCGACGCACCGGTCGTCGTCCTGAACAGCCGCACCGCACTGCGCCGACTGCTGTGGGACCCCAACGAGCTGGGCCTGGCCCGGGCCTACGTGGCCGGGGAGATCGACGTGGAGGGCGACCTCGCCGAGGGCCTGTCCCGGGTGTGGTCGCTGGTCCGCGAGCGCCCGCCGGTGCTGCCCGGCCTGGGCGACCAGCTGCGCTGGGCCCGCACGGCCCTGCGGTTGGGCATCGTGGGGCGTCGTCCGGCCGCGCCCCCGGAGGAGGCCGTGCTCTCGGGTGAGAAGCACTCCACCGACCGGGACAGCGACGCGATCAGCTACCACTACGACCAGAGCAACGACGTCTACCAGGCACTGCTCGACGAGCACATGGCCTACTCGTGCGCCTACTTCCGGGAGGACCCGGCCACCGACCCCGGCGCCGCCGACGGCAGCTACACCGTGACCGAGGCCCAGCGGGACAAGCTCGAGCTGGTCTGCCGCAAGCTCGGCCTCCAGCCGGGCATGCGCCTGCTGGACGTCGGCTGCGGCTGGGGCTCGATGCTGCTCTACGCCGCCCAGCACCACGGCGTGCACGCCACCGGCGTGACCATCTCCGCCCAGCAGCGCGACCACATCGAGAAGCTGGTCGCCGAGCGCGGGCTGGCCGACCGGGTGACCGTCCGGCTGCAGGACTACCGGGACGTGCCGATGCCGGCCGAGGGGCCCTACGACGCGATCAGCTCGATCGAGATGAGCGAGCACGTCGGCCAGGAGCAGTACCCGGTCTACGCCGACACGCTGCACCGGCTGGTCAAGCCCGGCGGGCGGGTCCTCGTGCAGGCCATGAGCCACCCGAGCGCCCCCGGCGGCGGTGCGTTCATCGAGCGGTACGTCGCGCCGGACATGCACATGCGCCCGACCTGGGGGACGGCGGAGATGCTCGCCCGCCCCGGCCTGGAGCTGCGCGACGTGGAGAGCATCCGGGAGCACTACGACTGGACCGTGCGGGCCTGGGCGCAGCGCCTGGAGGACCGGTGGGACGAGGTCGTGGCGATCATCGGCGTCGCCGGTGCGCGGATCTGGCGGCTCTACCTCGCCGGTGGCGGGCTCACCTTCGCCGAGAACCGGATGGGCGTGGACCAGCTGCTCTTCGTCAAGCCGACCGACACCGGCCGCAGCGGCATGCCCGCCACCCGAGCCCCCTGGTCGCTGTGA
- a CDS encoding DUF1295 domain-containing protein: protein MDWGALGVNALVTLGVLLAVFTGTWLLALRLGRHSVVDVVWGLGFVVVSLVGLVIARAGDHGDLGRQLLALGLTAAWGVRLAVHIGRRNGSREDPRYEEIAARATGSPAAHLYRRVYLPQTAVLFVVSLPLQVAAHQEGPATSGWPLVAALLGVVVWSVGFVFETVGDWQLERFKADPANQGEVNDQGLWKYTRHPNYFGDAAVMWGLWLLTAGHWSGLVFVVCPVLMTLNLVKGSGAAMTDKRMTSSRRGFAEYVERTSGFVPLPPKKR from the coding sequence CTGGACTGGGGCGCACTGGGGGTCAACGCCCTCGTCACCCTCGGCGTGCTGCTGGCGGTGTTCACCGGCACCTGGCTGCTGGCACTGAGGCTGGGCCGGCACTCGGTGGTCGACGTCGTCTGGGGGCTGGGCTTCGTCGTCGTGTCCCTGGTGGGCCTGGTGATCGCCCGGGCCGGTGACCACGGCGACCTGGGGCGGCAGCTGCTGGCCCTGGGGCTCACGGCCGCGTGGGGCGTCCGGCTGGCCGTGCACATCGGCCGGCGCAACGGGTCCCGCGAGGACCCGCGGTACGAGGAGATCGCCGCCCGGGCCACCGGGTCCCCGGCCGCCCACCTCTACCGCCGGGTGTACCTGCCCCAGACGGCGGTGCTGTTCGTGGTCTCCCTGCCGCTGCAGGTCGCGGCCCACCAGGAGGGCCCGGCCACCTCGGGCTGGCCGTTGGTGGCCGCTCTGCTCGGCGTCGTCGTCTGGTCGGTGGGGTTCGTCTTCGAGACCGTCGGCGACTGGCAGCTCGAGCGCTTCAAGGCCGACCCGGCCAACCAGGGCGAGGTGAACGACCAGGGGCTCTGGAAGTACACGCGGCACCCCAACTACTTCGGGGACGCCGCGGTCATGTGGGGCCTGTGGCTGCTCACCGCCGGGCACTGGTCGGGCCTGGTCTTCGTCGTGTGTCCGGTGCTCATGACGCTGAACCTGGTCAAGGGCTCGGGTGCGGCGATGACCGACAAGCGGATGACGAGCTCCCGTCGCGGCTTCGCCGAGTACGTGGAACGCACCAGCGGCTTCGTCCCGCTGCCCCCCAAGAAGCGCTGA
- a CDS encoding 50S ribosomal protein L1 produces the protein MAKHGKGYRKAAELVDANQLYSPLQAAGLAKQTSTTSYDATVEVAMRLGVDPRKADQMVRGTVNLPHGTGKTARVIVFATGDKAAEAEAAGADVVGSDDLIERIQGGFLDFDAAIATPDQMAKVGRIARILGPRGLMPNPKTGTVTPDVTKAVNDIKGGKINFRVDKQSNLHLVIGKVSFDEAKLVENYAAALDEVLRAKPSAAKGRYVRKVTVSTTMGPGIQVDPNRTRNLLVDEASQV, from the coding sequence ATGGCCAAGCACGGAAAGGGCTACCGCAAGGCAGCCGAGCTCGTCGACGCCAACCAGCTGTACAGCCCCCTGCAGGCTGCCGGTCTGGCCAAGCAGACGTCGACCACGTCCTACGACGCGACCGTCGAGGTCGCCATGCGCCTGGGTGTCGACCCGCGCAAGGCCGACCAGATGGTCCGCGGCACGGTCAACCTGCCCCACGGCACCGGCAAGACCGCCCGCGTCATCGTCTTCGCCACCGGTGACAAGGCCGCCGAGGCCGAGGCCGCCGGCGCCGACGTCGTCGGGTCCGACGACCTGATCGAGCGCATCCAGGGCGGCTTCCTGGACTTCGACGCCGCGATCGCGACGCCGGACCAGATGGCCAAGGTCGGTCGCATCGCCCGCATCCTCGGCCCCCGTGGCCTGATGCCGAACCCGAAGACGGGCACCGTGACCCCCGACGTCACCAAGGCCGTCAACGACATCAAGGGCGGTAAGATCAACTTTCGCGTCGACAAGCAGTCGAACCTGCACCTGGTGATCGGCAAGGTCTCCTTCGACGAGGCCAAGCTGGTGGAGAACTACGCCGCCGCCCTCGACGAGGTCCTGCGCGCGAAGCCCTCGGCCGCCAAGGGCCGGTACGTCCGCAAGGTCACCGTCTCCACGACGATGGGCCCGGGCATCCAGGTCGACCCGAACCGCACCCGCAACCTGCTGGTCGACGAGGCCTCCCAGGTCTGA
- the rplK gene encoding 50S ribosomal protein L11, translating to MPPRKRLTAVIKLQIKAGAATPAPPVGPALGQHGVNIMEFCKAYNAETESQRGDVVPVEISVFEDRSFTFVTKTPPAARMLLKAAGVEKGSGEPHKTKVASVTRDQVREIAQTKMVDLNANDLDEAEKIIAGTARSMGITVS from the coding sequence ATGCCCCCCAGGAAGCGGTTGACCGCGGTCATCAAGCTCCAGATCAAGGCCGGTGCGGCCACCCCCGCCCCGCCCGTCGGTCCGGCGCTCGGCCAGCACGGCGTCAACATCATGGAGTTCTGCAAGGCGTACAACGCCGAGACCGAGTCCCAGCGCGGGGACGTCGTCCCCGTCGAGATCTCGGTGTTCGAGGACCGTTCGTTCACCTTCGTCACCAAGACCCCGCCGGCCGCGCGCATGCTGCTCAAGGCCGCCGGTGTCGAGAAGGGCTCGGGCGAGCCGCACAAGACCAAGGTCGCCAGCGTCACGCGTGACCAGGTCCGGGAGATCGCCCAGACCAAGATGGTCGACCTGAACGCCAACGACCTCGACGAGGCCGAGAAGATCATCGCCGGCACCGCCCGGTCGATGGGCATCACCGTCTCCTAG
- the nusG gene encoding transcription termination/antitermination protein NusG, with amino-acid sequence MTDPRETDEAVDAATESTLDEPAADADVDAATGAVDAETGLRETGAAEGSVDTADLTADNPMADAVAGGSGNARGAVDDALVGDTATEPAPDHDPLTEEVLATAEEEDEDPAEAMRKALTRAFGDWYVIHSYAGYENKVKTNLESRITSLDMEDFIFQIEVPTEEVTEIKNGKRVQVNRKVLPGYLLVRMDLTDDSWGAVRNTPGVTGFVGATSRPSPLSIDEVVKLLVPATTPQQSASAESTPAAGGGSSTPLVDFEVGESVTVMDGPFATLPATINEINAEQQKLQVLVSIFGRETPVELSFSQVQKI; translated from the coding sequence GTGACCGACCCCCGCGAGACCGACGAGGCCGTCGACGCCGCCACCGAGAGCACCCTCGACGAGCCGGCGGCCGACGCCGACGTCGACGCTGCGACCGGTGCCGTCGACGCCGAGACCGGGCTGCGCGAGACCGGTGCGGCCGAGGGCTCCGTCGACACCGCCGACCTGACCGCCGACAACCCGATGGCCGACGCCGTCGCCGGGGGCAGCGGCAACGCCCGCGGCGCCGTCGACGACGCGCTCGTCGGCGACACCGCCACCGAGCCGGCCCCCGACCACGACCCCCTCACCGAGGAGGTCCTCGCGACCGCCGAGGAGGAGGACGAGGACCCCGCCGAGGCGATGCGCAAGGCGCTGACCCGCGCGTTCGGCGACTGGTACGTCATCCACTCGTACGCCGGTTACGAGAACAAGGTCAAGACCAACCTCGAGTCGCGGATCACCTCGCTGGACATGGAGGACTTCATCTTCCAGATCGAGGTCCCCACCGAGGAGGTCACCGAGATCAAGAACGGCAAGCGGGTCCAGGTGAACCGCAAGGTGCTGCCCGGCTACCTGCTCGTCCGGATGGACCTCACCGACGACTCCTGGGGTGCGGTCCGCAACACCCCCGGCGTCACCGGCTTCGTGGGCGCCACCTCGCGGCCCTCGCCGCTGAGCATCGACGAGGTCGTCAAGCTCCTGGTCCCGGCGACCACCCCGCAGCAGTCGGCCTCGGCCGAGTCCACCCCGGCCGCCGGTGGCGGGTCCTCCACCCCGCTGGTCGACTTCGAGGTCGGCGAGTCCGTCACCGTCATGGACGGGCCGTTCGCGACCCTCCCGGCGACCATCAACGAGATCAACGCCGAGCAGCAGAAGCTGCAGGTGCTCGTCTCCATCTTCGGCCGGGAGACCCCGGTCGAGCTGTCCTTCAGCCAGGTACAGAAGATCTAG
- the secE gene encoding preprotein translocase subunit SecE yields MSDEEPGTEDGRARRSSGDAADATGSTGSSAAGASDGPAESTSEGELTDEQIDAETPGVDDAAELEAAEDAVATEAAEDEDKVVATPTRRRRGAITADDDEDEDTGDAAPAARVRRRDRPGGRPASEASTTRPARGSTAGKSSAGKDADGGTRTRADAERARAAELRDKRSIGRFLREVVAELRKVIWPGRRELITYTTVVIVFVAFMVALVAGLDILFAQGVIAVFG; encoded by the coding sequence GTGAGCGACGAGGAGCCGGGCACCGAGGACGGGCGAGCACGCCGTTCCTCCGGTGACGCCGCCGACGCCACGGGCAGCACGGGCAGCAGCGCTGCCGGTGCCTCCGACGGCCCCGCCGAGAGCACGTCCGAGGGCGAGCTGACCGACGAGCAGATCGACGCCGAGACCCCCGGGGTCGACGACGCCGCCGAGCTCGAGGCCGCCGAGGACGCCGTCGCCACCGAGGCCGCCGAGGACGAGGACAAGGTGGTCGCCACCCCGACCCGTCGTCGTCGCGGTGCCATCACGGCTGACGACGACGAGGACGAGGACACCGGGGACGCGGCTCCGGCCGCCCGGGTGCGTCGACGCGACCGGCCCGGCGGCCGCCCGGCGAGCGAGGCGAGCACCACCCGGCCCGCGCGCGGCTCGACGGCCGGCAAGAGCTCGGCCGGCAAGGACGCCGACGGCGGCACCCGCACCCGCGCCGACGCCGAGCGGGCCCGCGCTGCCGAGCTGCGCGACAAGCGCAGCATCGGCCGCTTCCTGCGGGAGGTCGTCGCCGAGCTCCGCAAGGTCATCTGGCCCGGTCGCCGCGAGCTCATCACCTACACGACCGTGGTGATCGTCTTCGTGGCCTTCATGGTCGCGCTGGTCGCCGGCCTGGACATCCTCTTCGCCCAGGGCGTCATCGCCGTCTTCGGCTGA
- a CDS encoding pyridoxal phosphate-dependent aminotransferase: MTASPAPGSGSSEPTTPVPAPSSAPSSAAAPSTSTGSPADRRVSRRIGAIAESATLAVDARAKALKAAGKPVIGFGAGEPDFPTPDYVVAAAVAAAQDPKYHRYTPAGGLPALKEAIVAKTLRDSGVRATPADVLVTNGGKQAVYEALATMLDPGDEVLLPAPYWTTYPEAIRLAGGVPVPVVADEQSGYLVSVRQLEAARTEKTKVLLFCSPSNPTGAVYPPEQVEEIGRWAYESGLWVLTDEIYEHLTYGGVTAPSMPAVVPELQSRCVIVNGVAKTYAMTGWRVGWILGPSDVVKAATNLQSHATSNVANVSQVAAIAALTGDLSAVDAMKVAFDRRRHLIVDMLREIPGIACPEPQGAFYVYPSVKALLGREIAGRTPTTSVELAELILEEAEVAVVPGEAFGTPGYLRLSYALGDDDLVEGVTRMQRLLGTAG, from the coding sequence ATGACCGCCTCGCCTGCGCCGGGGAGCGGCTCGTCCGAGCCCACGACCCCGGTCCCCGCCCCGTCGTCCGCCCCGTCGTCCGCGGCCGCCCCGAGCACGTCGACCGGTTCGCCCGCCGACCGCCGGGTCTCCCGCCGGATCGGCGCGATCGCGGAGTCCGCGACGCTGGCCGTCGACGCCAGGGCCAAGGCGCTCAAGGCCGCCGGCAAGCCGGTCATCGGCTTCGGCGCCGGGGAGCCGGACTTCCCGACCCCGGACTACGTCGTCGCCGCCGCCGTCGCCGCGGCGCAGGACCCGAAGTACCACCGCTACACCCCCGCCGGCGGGCTCCCCGCGCTCAAGGAGGCGATCGTCGCCAAGACGCTGCGCGACTCCGGCGTGCGGGCCACCCCGGCCGACGTGCTGGTGACCAACGGCGGCAAGCAGGCCGTCTACGAGGCCCTGGCCACCATGCTCGACCCCGGTGACGAGGTGCTCCTGCCGGCGCCGTACTGGACCACCTACCCCGAGGCCATCCGGCTGGCCGGCGGCGTGCCCGTGCCAGTCGTCGCCGACGAGCAGTCGGGCTACCTGGTCTCGGTGCGGCAGCTGGAGGCCGCGCGCACCGAGAAGACCAAGGTGCTGCTGTTCTGCTCCCCGTCCAACCCGACCGGCGCGGTCTACCCGCCCGAGCAGGTCGAGGAGATCGGCCGCTGGGCCTACGAGTCGGGCCTCTGGGTGCTCACCGACGAGATCTACGAGCACCTGACCTACGGCGGGGTGACCGCCCCCTCGATGCCGGCCGTCGTGCCCGAGCTGCAGTCCCGCTGCGTGATCGTCAACGGGGTCGCCAAGACCTACGCGATGACCGGCTGGCGGGTCGGCTGGATCCTCGGCCCCTCCGACGTCGTCAAGGCCGCGACCAACCTGCAGTCGCACGCCACCTCGAACGTGGCCAACGTGTCCCAGGTGGCGGCGATCGCGGCGCTCACCGGCGACCTGTCGGCGGTCGACGCCATGAAGGTCGCCTTCGACCGCCGTCGGCACCTGATCGTGGACATGCTGCGGGAGATCCCGGGCATCGCCTGCCCCGAGCCCCAGGGCGCCTTCTACGTCTACCCGTCGGTCAAGGCCCTGCTGGGGCGGGAGATCGCCGGGCGGACGCCCACGACCAGCGTGGAGCTGGCCGAGCTGATCCTGGAGGAGGCCGAGGTCGCCGTCGTCCCCGGCGAGGCCTTCGGCACCCCTGGCTACCTGCGGCTGTCCTACGCCCTCGGGGACGACGACCTGGTCGAGGGCGTCACCCGGATGCAGCGGCTGCTCGGCACCGCCGGCTGA
- a CDS encoding M1 family metallopeptidase, with amino-acid sequence MTGRGRLTAAALGGVLVLTGCTSFAERVADVADTPAATATEPPTGAAACPDERAAPDPDRPQVALSFDLSEDRRTVTGTETVVFTPDLDVDELVFRLVPNAPGSAEAGSSLVVDDVTGDDVAAGSYESLGAAGPGGAYVVELSDELAAGDATEVTLAFTLTLGEGGFDRVGTDDEVSWWASGAPLLAWEPGVGWSRAPFVDLLGETASSPVADTRITVEAPAELTVLMTGDQAEPTGAGDGRRRWTSREPVARDVSVAVGSFTTASAEVDGVRVTAGVLAGDRQDPQEVADATAQDVERLAERFGPFPYATLTVPVLPDYGGGIEYPSSILLASAAPVVLLHEVAHMWFYGMVGDDQYRDPWLDEAFASYAESVEGALSPAHVEQALAEEAPVGGTMADFPTDAAYVETVYGKGAAALAEARDAAGAEAFDTAVRCYVDATAWTTATPADLALALADLPAATRVLVEAGALDEDDLPD; translated from the coding sequence GTGACCGGGCGCGGCAGGCTGACCGCCGCTGCCCTCGGCGGCGTCCTGGTCCTCACCGGGTGCACCTCGTTCGCCGAGCGGGTCGCCGACGTCGCCGACACCCCCGCGGCCACCGCCACCGAGCCGCCCACGGGCGCTGCGGCGTGTCCGGACGAGCGGGCGGCCCCCGACCCGGACCGCCCGCAGGTGGCGCTCTCCTTCGACCTGTCCGAGGACCGGCGGACCGTCACCGGCACCGAGACCGTCGTCTTCACCCCGGACCTCGACGTCGACGAGCTGGTGTTCCGGCTGGTGCCCAACGCCCCGGGCTCGGCCGAGGCGGGTTCCTCCCTGGTCGTCGACGACGTGACCGGCGACGACGTGGCAGCCGGGTCCTACGAGTCGCTGGGCGCCGCCGGACCCGGCGGGGCGTACGTCGTGGAGCTCTCCGACGAACTGGCCGCCGGTGACGCCACCGAGGTGACGCTGGCGTTCACGCTGACCCTCGGCGAGGGCGGCTTCGACCGCGTCGGCACCGACGACGAGGTGTCCTGGTGGGCCAGCGGGGCGCCGCTGCTGGCCTGGGAACCGGGGGTCGGCTGGTCCCGCGCCCCGTTCGTCGACCTGCTGGGCGAGACGGCCTCCAGTCCTGTCGCCGACACCCGGATCACCGTCGAGGCGCCGGCCGAGCTCACCGTGCTGATGACCGGTGACCAGGCCGAGCCCACCGGCGCCGGCGACGGACGCCGGCGGTGGACCTCGCGGGAGCCGGTGGCCCGCGACGTCAGCGTCGCCGTCGGCAGCTTCACCACCGCCTCCGCCGAGGTGGACGGGGTGCGCGTCACCGCGGGCGTGCTGGCCGGTGACCGCCAGGACCCCCAGGAGGTCGCCGACGCCACCGCTCAGGACGTGGAGCGCCTCGCCGAGCGCTTCGGCCCGTTCCCCTACGCCACGCTGACCGTGCCCGTGCTGCCCGACTACGGCGGCGGGATCGAGTACCCGAGCTCGATCCTGCTGGCCAGCGCGGCTCCGGTGGTCCTGCTGCACGAGGTGGCCCACATGTGGTTCTACGGGATGGTCGGCGACGACCAGTACCGCGACCCGTGGCTCGACGAGGCCTTCGCCAGCTACGCCGAGTCCGTCGAGGGGGCGCTCTCCCCGGCGCACGTCGAGCAGGCGCTGGCCGAGGAGGCCCCGGTCGGCGGCACGATGGCCGACTTCCCGACCGATGCGGCGTACGTCGAGACCGTCTACGGGAAGGGGGCCGCGGCACTGGCCGAGGCGCGGGACGCCGCGGGGGCCGAGGCCTTCGACACCGCGGTCCGCTGTTACGTCGACGCCACCGCGTGGACGACGGCGACCCCGGCCGACCTCGCCCTCGCCCTGGCCGACCTGCCGGCCGCGACCCGGGTGCTGGTCGAGGCCGGCGCGCTGGACGAGGACGACCTGCCCGACTGA
- a CDS encoding dehydratase, giving the protein MSAAVRFADVEVGTELPEQVFPVTRADLVRYAGASGDFNVIHWNERVATEVGLPGVIAHGMLTAGLAARAVTAWAGDPGALVEYSVRFSRPVVVPDDGVGAEVVVRGRVAALQEDQRVRVDLTVTSGGEKVLSLARAVVVLS; this is encoded by the coding sequence GTGAGCGCCGCCGTCCGGTTCGCCGACGTCGAGGTGGGCACCGAGCTGCCCGAACAGGTCTTCCCGGTCACCCGGGCCGATCTCGTGCGCTACGCCGGCGCCTCGGGTGACTTCAACGTCATCCACTGGAACGAGCGGGTCGCCACCGAGGTGGGCCTGCCCGGCGTGATCGCGCACGGCATGCTCACCGCGGGTCTGGCCGCCCGTGCCGTCACCGCCTGGGCCGGTGACCCCGGCGCCCTGGTGGAGTACTCCGTCCGCTTCAGCCGCCCCGTCGTGGTGCCCGACGACGGCGTGGGGGCCGAGGTCGTCGTCCGCGGCCGGGTGGCGGCCCTGCAGGAGGACCAGCGGGTCCGCGTGGACCTCACGGTCACCAGCGGTGGCGAGAAGGTGCTGTCCCTCGCCCGTGCCGTCGTCGTCCTGAGCTGA